CCGACGTCGCGGTGTCCGCCCCGCCGTCGAGTGCCAGCGGCGGCGGATCCAGGTCGCGTGCGGCCTTCTTGTCCGCGCCGTCGCCGTCCGACGAGGTCGTGGCGAGATACGCTCCCCCGCCGCCCGCGAGCAGGACGGCCGCCGCCACCGAAGCGATCACGAGCGGGGAACGCCGCAACCCCGGGCGGGCGCCGTCGCGTTCGCCTCCGCTGTCCTGAGGTCGTTCGGTACTGGTCACCGTCTGCTCCTTCGGGCCGGTCGGCCCCGCCGTGGCCGGGACACCGGTGAGACGGCCGCCAGGAGCGCTCGGTTCCCCGCGACCTAGTACCTAGTCGCCGTACTCGGACATGCCGTCGATCAGCCGGGCGGAGTCCGGCGGGACCGTGACGCCATGGATCAGCGACGGAGGGACGGGGACGGGAGCGTCCGGGGCGGGCTTCACCCAGTCCGGCGCCATCCGCGCGCAGTCACCGCGCAGCTCGGCCAGGCTGGTGTCGGATTCGCGCACGGCACGCTCGCGGGGGACGGTGTCATTCCTCATGCACGCACCGTAAGCACGGAGTGGTCGAGAGGAAAGCCGTACTATCGGGTAGTTTGCCGTTTCGAGGCTCCCGGACCGACCCGATAGCGTGAGCTGTCCACAAGCCCTCCCGTCGCCCACCGCCACCCTTGCCGGAGCGCTGGCGCGCACACCTCCCAATTCCACAGGAGCAGTCAGCCGTGAGAATCGCAGTCACCGGCTCCATCGCCACCGACCACCTCATGACCTTCCCCGGTCGCTTCGCCGACCAGTTGGTCGGAGACCAGCTGCACACGGTCTCGCTTTCCTTCCTGGTCGACAACCTCGACGTACGCAGGGGCGGTGTCGGCGCCAACATCTGCTTCGGCATGGGGCAGCTCGGCAGCGCGCCGATCCTGGTCGGTGCCGTCGGCCCCGACTTCGACGATTACCGCGCCTGGCTCGACCGCCACGGCGTCGACACCGCGTCCGTCCGGGTCTCCGAGGTCCTGCACACCGCGCGCTTCGTCTGTACGACGGACGCCGATCACAACCAGATCGGCTCCTTCTACACCGGCGCCATGAGCGAGGCGCGGCAGATCGAGCTGAAGTCGGTCGCCGACCGGGTCGGCGGACTCGACCTCGTACTGATCGGCGCCGACGACCCGGAGGCGATGCTCCGCCACACGGAGGAGTGCCGCACCAGGTCCATCCCCTTCGCCGCCGACTTCTCGCAGCAGATCGCGCGGATGGACGGCGAGGAGATCCGGCTGCTGCTCGACGGCGCGACGTACCTGTTCTCCAACGAGTACGAGAAGGGGCTCATCGAGTCCAAGACCGGCTGGACCGACGCCGAGATCCTCGCCAGGGTCGGCCACCGGGTCACCACCCTCGGCTCGCGCGGCGTCCGGATCGAGCGCGTCGGCGACGACCCGATCGAGGTCGGCTGCGCGGAGGAGACGGCCAAGGTCGACCCGACCGGCGTCGGCGACGCCTTCCGGGCCGGCTTCCTCTCCGGTCTGTCGTGGGGCGTGGGCCTGGAGCGCGCGGCGCAGGTCGGCTGCATGGTCGCGACCCTGGTCATCGAGACGCTCGGCACCCAGGAGTACACACTGCGGCGCAACCACTTCATGGAACGCTTCACCAAGGCGTACGGCGACGAGGCGGCCGACGAGGTCCGTGCGCATCTGAAGTAGGCGCAGCCCAGGGGGCGCGCGCCCATCACCGGACACCCGTTGTGCGGCCCGCGCCCCCCGGCGTACGCCTTCTTCACGACGCCGGGCACCGGGGGCGGTCAGACGAGACGGCGCACCACGAACGAGGTGCCGTCCCGGCCGCCGTACTCCTGCCCGCGCATCTCGCACCAGGCCGGGATGTCCAGACGGGCGGCCTCGTCGTCGGACAGCACGGTCACCGTGCCGCCCACCGGTACGTCCCCGATGACCTTCGCCAACTCGATCACCGGGATCGGGCACAGCTTGCCGAGCGCGTCCACGACCAGCGAGGGAGTTCCGGCGGCGCCGGCGGACTCCGTCCGTACGACCGGGGCGCCCAGCCGCTCCCGTACACGCGCCACCACCCCCGGCAGCACCTCCAGGAACCGGTCCACCTCCGCCTCGGCCGTACCGGCGGGCAGCGACACCCTGACGTTGCCCTCGGAGAGCACCCCCATCGCCCGCAGCACATGGCTCGGCGTCAGCGTGCTGCTCGTGCAGGACGAGCCGGACGACACGGAGAAGTCCGCCCGGTCCAGCTCGTGCAGCAGAGTCTCCCCGTCGACATAGAGACAGGAGAAGGTGACGAGATGGGGGAGCCGGCGCACCGGATCGCCCACCACCTCGACATCGGGGACCAGTCGCGGCACCCGCGCCCGGATCCGGTGCACCAGCACCCGCAGCCTGGCCGCCTCGTCCGCCGCCTCGGCGCGCACCGCCCGCAGCGAGGCCGCGGCGGCGACGATCGCCGGCAGGTTCTCGAAACCGGGCACCCGCCCCGACTCCCGCTCGTCCACCGGCCCTTGGGGAGCGAACCTGACCCCCTTGCGTACGGCGAGCAGCCCCACCCCGGCAGGCCCGCCCCACTTGTGCGCACTCGCGGTCAGCAGCGACCACCGCCCCTCCACCGGCCCCCACCCCAGCGACTGCGCCGCGTCCACCAGCAGCGGCACCCCGGCCGCCCGGCACGCGTCGGCGACGGCCTCGACCGGCTGCACCGTGCCCACCTCGTGGTTGGCCGACTGGAGGCAGGCGAGCGCCGTGTCCGCGCGCAGGGCCGCCGCGTACGTGTCGGGGGACACCGCGCCCGTACGGTCCACCGGCACCTCCGTCACCGCCGCGCCGGCCCCGCCGGTGACCCGGGTGTGTCCGGCATGAAGCACCGACGAGTGCTCGACCGCCGAGACCACCACATGGCTGCCGACCCGCCGACGGCCCGCGAGCGCTCCGGTCATTCCCGTATGCACGGCGTACGTCCCCGAAGGAGTGAAGACGAGTTCGTCGGGGCGGCAGCCGACGGCCTCCGCCGCGGTCTCGCGCGCGGCGTCCAGCAGCAGCCTGGCCCGCCGTCCCTCGCGGTACAGCCGGGCGGGGTCGGCCCAGCCCTCGTCGAGGGCGGCACGCAGGGCCTCGTGTGCGACGGGGTGCAAAGGAGCGGAGGACGCGGAGTCGAAGTAGGCCACGCCGCAACGCTAAGCCCTGGCTCCCCGAAGGCGTCTGGAGAGGCGTCAGAAGTGCCCCGCGGCAAGCCCCGTCCGGTGCGTTCCACCCCTTCGGGGCCCCGGACGGCGCGTTGGGCACCCTCCATGCGTGACCCCAAATTGCGTCCAGTAGGGTTTGGTCCGCATAAACATCCAAACCCCTGCCCGCGTCAGGGCCGGCGACGACCGTGACGGCCGCAGCCGGCCGCGCGGGCGAGACTCTCGGGAAGGCGCTACGTGAGTCCCAACGGCTCCGACCGCTCGTCGCGGCGCCCGATGCGGCGGAAGCTGCCGCAGGTGCTGACTGCGGGCCTGATCCTCGCGACCGCCACCGGTTGCACATACAAGGATTTCCCCCGCCTTGGAATGCCCACACCGGTGACCGAGGAGGCCCCCAGAATCCTCTCCCTCTGGCAGGGCTCGTGGGCGGCAGCGCTCGTCACGGGCATCCTGGTGTGGGGGCTGATCGTGTGGAGCGTCATCTTCCACCGGCGCAGCCGCACCAAGGTGGAGGTACCTCCGCAGACCCGCTACAACATGCCCATCGAGGCCCTGTACACGGTCGTTCCGCTCATCATCGTGTCGGTGCTCTTCTACTTCACCGCGCGTGACGAGTCGAAGCTCCTCTCCCTGGATGACAAGCCCGCCCACACCATCAACGTGGTCGGCTACCAGTGGAGCTGGGGCTTCAATTACGTCGAGAACGTGGACGGTGAGGCTTCCACCGGCGCCAAGGTCGCCCCGGAACTCGCCGACATCCCCCAGAAGTTCCTGGAGGACTTCCCCGCGGGCGCCGAAGGCGTCTACGACGCCGGAATCCCGGGCACGAGGAACCCCCAGAACGGCAACCCGGGTCCGACCCTGTGGCTGCCGAAGGGGGAGAAGGTCCGGTTCGTCCTCACGTCACGTGACGTCATCCACTCCTTCTGGGTCGTGCCGTTCCTGATGAAGCAGGACGTCATCCCGGGTCACACCAACGCCTTCGAGGTGACTCCCAACCGGGAGGGCACGTTCAAGGGCAAGTGCGCCGAACTGTGCGGTGTGGACCACTCCCGGATGCTCTTCAACGTCAAGGTCGTCTCCCCGGAGCGCTACCAGCAGCACTTGAAGGAGCTGGCCGAGAAGGGGCAGGACGGCTACATCCCGTCGGGCATCGAGCTGACGGACCCGGCCAGGAATGCGGAGAAGAAACAACTGTGAGCATCCTCAACGAACCCAAGGGTGCCGCCGTAGCAGCTGACGACTCGTACGAGAACGAGCTGCCGGTGCGGCGCAAGCAGCCCGGCGCTGTCGTCGTCAAATGGCTGACCACCACCGATCACAAGACGATCGGCACGCTCTACCTGGTCACGTCGTTCGTCTTCTTCTGCATCGGTGGTGTGCTCGCGCTCTTCATGCGCGCCGAGCTCGCCCGTCCCGGCACGCAGATCATGTCGAACGAGCAGTTCAACCAGGCGTTCACGATGCACGGCACGATCATGCTGCTGATGTTCGCGACGCCGCTGTTCGCCGGTTTCGCGAACTGGATCATGCCGCTCCAGATCGGTGCGCCCGATGTGGCGTTCCCGCGGCTCAACATGTTCGCCTACTGGCTCTACCTGTTCGGCTCGATCATCGCGGTGGCCGGTTTCGTCACCCCGCAGGGCGCGGCCGACTTCGGCTGGTTCGCCTACTCCCCGCTGTCGGACGCGGTCCGTTCACCGGGTGTCGGCGCCGACCTGTGGATCATGGGTCTGGCCCTCTCCGGCTTCGGTACGATCCTCGGCTCGGTCAACTTCATCACCACGATCATCTGCATGCGCGCGCCCGGCATGACGATGTTCCGCATGCCGATCTTCTGCTGGAACGTGCTGCTGACCGGTGTGCTCGTCCTGCTCGCCTTCCCGGTGCTGGCCGCCGCGCTCCTCGCCCTGGAGGCCGACCGGAAGTTCGGTGCGCACATCTTCGACGCGGCCAACGGCGGCGCGTTGCTCTGGCAGCATCTCTTCTGGTTCTTCGGGCATCCAGAGGTGTACATCATCGCCTTGCCCTTCTTCGGGATCGTCTCCGAGATCATTCCGGTGTTCAGCCGGAAGCCGATGTTCGGCTACATCGGTCTCGTCGGCGCGACGATCGCCATCGCCGGCCTTTCGGTGACGGTGTGGGCGCACCACATGTATGTGACGGGCGGCGTCCTCTTGCCGTTCTTCTCCTTCATGACATTCCTGATCGCGGTACCGACAGGAGTGAAATTCTTCAACTGGATCGGCACGCTGTGGAAAGGCTCGTTGTCCTTCGAGACACCGATGCTATGGACCATCGGCTTCCTGGTCACCTTCGCCTTCGGCGGTCTGACGGGCGTCATCCTGGCCTCGCCGCCGATGGACTTCCATGTCTCCGACTCGTACTTCGTCGTCGCGCACTTCCATTACG
The nucleotide sequence above comes from Streptomyces sp. NBC_01716. Encoded proteins:
- the ctaC gene encoding aa3-type cytochrome oxidase subunit II; amino-acid sequence: MSPNGSDRSSRRPMRRKLPQVLTAGLILATATGCTYKDFPRLGMPTPVTEEAPRILSLWQGSWAAALVTGILVWGLIVWSVIFHRRSRTKVEVPPQTRYNMPIEALYTVVPLIIVSVLFYFTARDESKLLSLDDKPAHTINVVGYQWSWGFNYVENVDGEASTGAKVAPELADIPQKFLEDFPAGAEGVYDAGIPGTRNPQNGNPGPTLWLPKGEKVRFVLTSRDVIHSFWVVPFLMKQDVIPGHTNAFEVTPNREGTFKGKCAELCGVDHSRMLFNVKVVSPERYQQHLKELAEKGQDGYIPSGIELTDPARNAEKKQL
- a CDS encoding carbohydrate kinase family protein — encoded protein: MRIAVTGSIATDHLMTFPGRFADQLVGDQLHTVSLSFLVDNLDVRRGGVGANICFGMGQLGSAPILVGAVGPDFDDYRAWLDRHGVDTASVRVSEVLHTARFVCTTDADHNQIGSFYTGAMSEARQIELKSVADRVGGLDLVLIGADDPEAMLRHTEECRTRSIPFAADFSQQIARMDGEEIRLLLDGATYLFSNEYEKGLIESKTGWTDAEILARVGHRVTTLGSRGVRIERVGDDPIEVGCAEETAKVDPTGVGDAFRAGFLSGLSWGVGLERAAQVGCMVATLVIETLGTQEYTLRRNHFMERFTKAYGDEAADEVRAHLK
- the ctaD gene encoding aa3-type cytochrome oxidase subunit I, with the protein product MSILNEPKGAAVAADDSYENELPVRRKQPGAVVVKWLTTTDHKTIGTLYLVTSFVFFCIGGVLALFMRAELARPGTQIMSNEQFNQAFTMHGTIMLLMFATPLFAGFANWIMPLQIGAPDVAFPRLNMFAYWLYLFGSIIAVAGFVTPQGAADFGWFAYSPLSDAVRSPGVGADLWIMGLALSGFGTILGSVNFITTIICMRAPGMTMFRMPIFCWNVLLTGVLVLLAFPVLAAALLALEADRKFGAHIFDAANGGALLWQHLFWFFGHPEVYIIALPFFGIVSEIIPVFSRKPMFGYIGLVGATIAIAGLSVTVWAHHMYVTGGVLLPFFSFMTFLIAVPTGVKFFNWIGTLWKGSLSFETPMLWTIGFLVTFAFGGLTGVILASPPMDFHVSDSYFVVAHFHYVVFGTVVFAMFAGFHFWWPKMTGKMLDERLGKITFWTLFIGFHGTFLVQHWLGAEGMPRRYADYLAADGFTALNTISTISSFLLGMSVLPFFYNVWKTAKYGKKVEVDDPWGYGRSLEWATSCPPPRHNFLTLPRIRSESPAFDLHHPEIAALEHLENDGQKDAALVGGKEVGK
- a CDS encoding cysteine desulfurase/sulfurtransferase TusA family protein, producing MAYFDSASSAPLHPVAHEALRAALDEGWADPARLYREGRRARLLLDAARETAAEAVGCRPDELVFTPSGTYAVHTGMTGALAGRRRVGSHVVVSAVEHSSVLHAGHTRVTGGAGAAVTEVPVDRTGAVSPDTYAAALRADTALACLQSANHEVGTVQPVEAVADACRAAGVPLLVDAAQSLGWGPVEGRWSLLTASAHKWGGPAGVGLLAVRKGVRFAPQGPVDERESGRVPGFENLPAIVAAAASLRAVRAEAADEAARLRVLVHRIRARVPRLVPDVEVVGDPVRRLPHLVTFSCLYVDGETLLHELDRADFSVSSGSSCTSSTLTPSHVLRAMGVLSEGNVRVSLPAGTAEAEVDRFLEVLPGVVARVRERLGAPVVRTESAGAAGTPSLVVDALGKLCPIPVIELAKVIGDVPVGGTVTVLSDDEAARLDIPAWCEMRGQEYGGRDGTSFVVRRLV